Part of the Gemmatimonadota bacterium genome, TCGGGGTTTGCCGCTATTGTCGCGATTAACATGACCAGCAACATCAATCCCACGAGTGAGGTCTGCGCTTTTTCCAACAAGCCATAACTCTGTTTCAGAGTTAATGCTATCAAAAATGCGATAAATATCAGGGCGATTAAATGCGGATATCGCGCCGGGTCGTCAAATAATATCCACGACGAGATTGTGCCGAGCATGATGGGTAAGCTGGACAGATAAAATGGAAAGCTCACGACCATTACCACACCTACAACTGCTGGGAATAATCCCCTCGGTCCGGGTAATTGCGCCCAGCGCTCCATGGGATGCTCGCCGGTTAGTGTCATATATCGCGCTGCGGAATACACCTGAACGACTTTTGTGATGCAAAACAGGCTGAATGCCCAGAACATCGCATAGCCAAAGATCGCCCCGCTGCGCGATGCCCATACGGTTTCTCCACTGCCGATGGTTACCGATGCGATGATTGCACCTGGTCCAAAGAATTTTAAGAAGTCGCCGATTTTCCGCGAGCGCAATGCTGCCGCCAGTTCCGGAAATTCCAATTTTTTTGTTTCTGCCATGATTTCTCCTATCGAAAAACCCCAGTCCAACCGATCTTACGGAGGACTGGGGATCGGAGTGCTATTTTACGGCTATTGGATTTCCCGGAGAACCCGTTCCGCCTTTCAGGCGCAGTGGCGAAAATACAAATGCAAATTCATATACCTGATCTTTTGCCAGTTCTTCCAGGTCCAGGTTTTCTAATATGTATATCCCGTGCTGGGCGATGAGCAGTTGATGTACGGGAAAAGCCAGCGCGGCGTCCTCGCCGGGTACGACTTCCAGGCCCCAGGTATCGCCTGCGACCATTACAATTTTTTTATTTACGAGCCACTGGCCCACAGCCATTCCAATGCCCGGCTGGCCTTTATTGAATGTTTCATTGTCTTTCATCCACAGGGTGCCGTGTCCCGTGCGGAAGATTACTACATCGCCTTCTCCCACGGATACATTCTGTTTTTTGAGCGCGCCTTCGGTATCGGCCACTGTGATTACGTATCCGACTTCCAATCGCTCGACACCTTTGTATCCCGCGATGTCTATCAGTACGCCGCGCGTGAAAAATGACCCCGCCTTTTCTACACCCAATTTTTCCAGGCCATAGGGTTTGCTGAAGTTCGAGCTTTTGAAGCCGTTGTAATACACATCCTCGTTTCCTACCCGCGTGCCAATATGCCCCAATCCATCGAATTGTGTACCGATTTGGCCGATTTCACCACTGAACATTTCATCGTACCACACGAGTTTGTTTTCTCCGAGTGGTCCACCACTTGGGTTGCCTACGATTGTGAGACTGTAATGCCGGGAACCAAATAGCGGTATTCCGTGTTCATATACTTTTCCCAATTGATAGACTTTGCCGGTTTTGATCAATTTGGTCGCTTCCAGGACTTTGGCAGGTGTCAACCGGTTTGCAGCACCCCGTTCATCTTCGGGACCCCATTCCGATGGCGATTGCTGGGCATATACTGGCACCAGCATCAAAGTGATCAGTAGTGTTATACAAAAAATGCGTTTCATGATTTCCTCCCTGAAAAAGATGATTATGTAGCGATCAGCGATCAGCCTGCTTCTCATATAGCGCGATGCTTACCTGTGTGCCGGGGAATCGTGCAGATGGGTACACCCACATTTCGTCTTCTCGAATGTACACCCTTTCATCTCCCGAACGAATGTGTAAACGCCCGCTGTTTTCCTGGCAGATTTGTTTCACGATGTATAGACCCAGTCCCCGCGTGTTGCCTCGCGAGACGGTTTTTTGTATCGCCATTTTTATTGCCTGTCCGTGCGACCAGTGCGCTGTATCGTGTCCCGTTGACAGGCTTTCGCGAATGCCAATGCCCAGGTCGCATACGCCGATGATCGCAAATTTTCTGTTCAATCTGTGATTGGTATAGCGCTGTGCAACCACAAACCCTTTGTCTCCGCTGTGGTCCAGGATATTGTGACACAATTCGGCTACGACATTTTTAAATCCCGTAATTTCCCTTACGGTATAGTGCAGTTCTTCGCTCAAGATGGCGCCGACCCGCGATTCAATTACGCTTAGAACTTGCTCGATATCGCTTCTCTGCTCGATGGTCGTGATTTCCAGCAAACTTTCGTTGTGTGTCCTCGACCGTCCCGTTTGCGGTACGCGCGCCACTGTTACATAAGTCTTCAGGGCATCAAATACTTTCATGCGGGTCAAATAGCGCTCGACGTCTGAATTTTCGGGCAGTCGGCATGTAATATCCCAGTATTTGGCACTCAGGTGTCGGCCTATCAAACACAACATTCCCATACCATAGGGATCGACAAATCCCAATTGCGATAGATCCAGAACGATATTGTCTTCTTCTCGTTGCGACGAGAATGTCTCGAGATTGCGCAATACATTGTCACATGAGACAGCAGACAAATTTTGTTCCGCTATTGCCAGCGTGTTGTTATTCATGTGATCGTTTAGTTGCGTACGCGGAATATGGCTCTGCGTTTGACATTTTTCTTTTCGTGCAGATCCGTTACCGCGACTTCGAGTTTATAGACGCCGCGCGGCATTTTGGACAGGTCGATTTCCAGGAAGGTGAAGTCGTCGGGTTTGTCGCCTGCATATACCGAGCTGATCGATGTGCGGCTTTGCTGTCCGGCTCGGCGCAGGTCTTCGAGGGATTCAGCCATCAGATTGCGTTCGGCTGGCATGTATTGCACTTCAAAATCCACAGTTTTGGCTTTGAGATTTTCTTCACCGCCGGTCATGGCATCGCCTGACAGGTCTTCTTGATCTGGCATTTCACCTTCGGCAGTTTCTCTATCTAAACCGTCGAGCGCGTCGCCTGCGGCGAGTATATCACTGCTGGAGCGATCATCTTCTGGTTCCGGTTGCGCCAATTCTTCAGCGGTTGGCACAATTAGCAATCCGCCGACCTTTTTAAGGGCTACGGCGCCAAACATCGCGGGATTGACTTCCTCTTGTTCGGGCACGCTGATGGTGTAGGTGATTTCATATTGGGTGCGTCCGAATTCGTCTTCTTTCAGGTTGTAGATTTCCAGATATACAGATGCCGATTGTCCACTGCGATACGCGCGGAGAGGATTGGGGGCAATCCGCAGGTCTGTGCGCTTTTCGGGAAAGGGTTTGACCAGTTCAATTTTCTTGGCGAGTAGCAGATCGCTCATATCCAGGCGCGATTCGGATACAGAAAAAAGGCGTTCTGTGCGAAATGTGCCGATGGAGCCGCTGTTCCTGTCTCCCACTTCGACCACGATATTATACGTGCCCTGGGGAAGTTCTATGGGGCGTTGGCTCAACAAGTACTGCGGGGCATTGCCCCCTTTGGGTTTTTCTTGCGCAATTGGTCGGATATTGCGGTAGATGTCTCGCCACCGGTAATCGAACATGAATAAACCCTCATCCATGACGATCATCCGGTCGTCGTTTACTTTTAATTTGCCCGTGGGAATGGCATAGGCGATTTCCACGCGCATATTTTTGCCTGCGCGGAAGGCGGTGATCTGGTGCGGCATGGAGTATTTTCTGTTCTGGAATGGATCGACAAATCGCGCTTCTTTTTTCTTAAATGCCGCGCGGTTTTGTATTTCAAAATACTCTTCGCGCATTTTGTCACTCGCCCATTGCGGGTTAGTAGATTTTCTGAAGAGCGTTTGAGCTACTTGTCTTGAATCCACATTGCGCGTTCTCAGGGCGTTGGGGTCCCCGACTATGACATCGACCGTGCTGCTGGGTCCCACTTCGCCTGCAAATCCCCAACCGTCAACGCCGTTCACACTTTGAAATGTGAATCTGTATCCGCCGTAATACCAGGTTTCTTTGAACATGGGGAATACGCCCGTTGTGCGTCGCTGATATTTTCCGTATTTGATGTAGGTTTGACCGCGAATGGTCTTCCATCCTTCGATGTTCCGCGCAGGTACGCTAAAGCGCAAATTGGCATAGGCCACGCGGCCGTAGTGCTCCATCCTCCGCTCGTTGTGATCGGTCAGAAATAGCGGGTCGTTCTTGTTCCAGAATTGCGTCAGTGCCGCAGAGTCCTTCCACTCGCCATCGTCGCCGACCTGCATGGCTTTTGCGATGCGCGCACTGTCTTCTTTTGATGCGATGAGATCTACAGATTCCATCATTTTGCGCTGTTCGGGATCCATGGCTGCAATGGCTGTTTCATACAATTTGTTCGCTTCTAAAAGCTCTCCCTGAAGCTGATGCGAGTAGGCCATGAACAATTGTGCGTTGATGTCACCGGGAAATCTTCGCATCATTCGCCGCATCACCCGTTGCATGGCGGGGATTCTTCTGTGTTCCAGATGCGCCAGTCCCAACAGATAATAGGAGTCCTGATAGTCCGCATCAACCTCCAGGCTTTTTTCCAATAGCATCACGGCCTGGTCGTATTCGTTCTTGGCAAAGGTCCGAATTGCACCTCGCCGCTGAATGATCCGATCTCTCGTGATCATGTATTCGC contains:
- a CDS encoding GWxTD domain-containing protein, which encodes MKVLVLLILTCLIAAPAWSSEVDSLYHAALSRMNEIEPKESVEEFKQVLKKNGKHAPALAQLTRLYIRLDTPEFRRRAVEASEKAIRNEPENLQYQLLHGEALWNRGFQREAKAHYEKVIEKFPNAAVAAYDAGRHIFGEYMITRDRIIQRRGAIRTFAKNEYDQAVMLLEKSLEVDADYQDSYYLLGLAHLEHRRIPAMQRVMRRMMRRFPGDINAQLFMAYSHQLQGELLEANKLYETAIAAMDPEQRKMMESVDLIASKEDSARIAKAMQVGDDGEWKDSAALTQFWNKNDPLFLTDHNERRMEHYGRVAYANLRFSVPARNIEGWKTIRGQTYIKYGKYQRRTTGVFPMFKETWYYGGYRFTFQSVNGVDGWGFAGEVGPSSTVDVIVGDPNALRTRNVDSRQVAQTLFRKSTNPQWASDKMREEYFEIQNRAAFKKKEARFVDPFQNRKYSMPHQITAFRAGKNMRVEIAYAIPTGKLKVNDDRMIVMDEGLFMFDYRWRDIYRNIRPIAQEKPKGGNAPQYLLSQRPIELPQGTYNIVVEVGDRNSGSIGTFRTERLFSVSESRLDMSDLLLAKKIELVKPFPEKRTDLRIAPNPLRAYRSGQSASVYLEIYNLKEDEFGRTQYEITYTISVPEQEEVNPAMFGAVALKKVGGLLIVPTAEELAQPEPEDDRSSSDILAAGDALDGLDRETAEGEMPDQEDLSGDAMTGGEENLKAKTVDFEVQYMPAERNLMAESLEDLRRAGQQSRTSISSVYAGDKPDDFTFLEIDLSKMPRGVYKLEVAVTDLHEKKNVKRRAIFRVRN
- a CDS encoding cyclase family protein, whose amino-acid sequence is MKRIFCITLLITLMLVPVYAQQSPSEWGPEDERGAANRLTPAKVLEATKLIKTGKVYQLGKVYEHGIPLFGSRHYSLTIVGNPSGGPLGENKLVWYDEMFSGEIGQIGTQFDGLGHIGTRVGNEDVYYNGFKSSNFSKPYGLEKLGVEKAGSFFTRGVLIDIAGYKGVERLEVGYVITVADTEGALKKQNVSVGEGDVVIFRTGHGTLWMKDNETFNKGQPGIGMAVGQWLVNKKIVMVAGDTWGLEVVPGEDAALAFPVHQLLIAQHGIYILENLDLEELAKDQVYEFAFVFSPLRLKGGTGSPGNPIAVK